A window of Cryptomeria japonica chromosome 3, Sugi_1.0, whole genome shotgun sequence contains these coding sequences:
- the LOC131037359 gene encoding disease resistance protein Roq1, whose amino-acid sequence MLCNMHRYKPPWLGTLGKPLLLWYPFIKSSALYFSRFHTFCNSAPAFMASSSSSPQKRSIVNPKLYDAFISHRGPDVKQTLAEQLYDLLQERGCRAFLDREEIEAGDSISSAIYNAICSSVVQIAIFSKGYAESSWCLDELVFMLQQTDALFIPVFYDVHPWELRHVQNEKSQYTAAFSDYQRKGRNLDKLDEWKEALASAADISGYELSQYQDNLCEKIVSRVIQVVQEKKNSIALDVAKYPVGMAELVQDFERSCSKRASDKVTIIGIFGLGGVGKSTLAKELFNRKSSGYDSSCFLSDVRESHARGELHCLQSQLLEDLFPKDEEIKNLKIRGVHDGIRKLRDRLGRAKHLHFLIILDDIDHEDQLDALLPQGMLSSGSQVIITTRDQSVLRDADIHYKMKGMDKNRAKVLFCRHAFGGQDPPIAYEKLVDNFVEFCGGLALSLKVLGAHVYRRDEHYWELELEKVRKIQPRDIMQRFKISFDGLDRDEKQIFIDIACFFNKIEHQNLKRDAITIWKAFGWSAEHAVQTLQEKCLVELVEDEIYPRFEMHDHLRDLGRQLADELDPPRLWRSDILISMEAKGFEQILAEIKGRCFHSFWDSSLQTEITYFIGSLNGSSETDLLWLDIDNSNNLGCKLKCIPSWIPLRKLHILSVNSVGDLWSTLQQQLQTNTQASFELRVLNIYHSRSLENLPDLIAMFNHLEELKIVCSFKKTDITALVQSLKQLSNLRSLELVDGDDFFFRGNLEDGDRIFLSGNLDLSKGGDSTNWDSSTSSRMNSLETIHFVNLDNILKLLISGEIFPRLQSLKVQELWNLKEMHLEQLERLTTLDMSGCSGLETMSGLSSLTGLQVLRLEGCYKLDKLSLLSSVTGLQSLKVQGCSTLEGLSSLTGLQSLEVQVQGCSTLEGLSSLTGLQSLQVLECFTLEGLSSLTGLQSLQVLECFTLEGLSSLTGLQSLQVLECSKLEKISGLSSLTGLKSLEVLGCRKLRTLSGLSSLTGLQFLQVCRCPKLKTLSGLSSLVGLQSLKVLECPKLEIMSGLSSLTGLQSLKVEECPNLRKISGLSSLTLLQSLQVWQCRRLRKISGLSSLTGLQSFEAWGCPKLKQYHQRHLQHFTPEIEVP is encoded by the exons ATGTTATGCAATATGCACAGATATAAACCTCCTTGGTTGGGGACTCTTGGTAAGCCTTTGCTATTGTGGTATCCCTTTATCAAATCAAGCGCACTCTACTTTAGCAGGTTCCATACATTCTGCAATTCTGCTCCTGCGTTCATGgcttcctcctcctcatctcctcaGAAAAGATCGATTGTAAATCCTAAACTATATGATGCATTCATCAGCCACCGAGGCCCTGACGTCAAACAAACCCTTGCTGAACAACTGTATGACCTTCTTCAGGAAAGAGGGTGCCGGGCATTTCTAGACCGTGAAGAGATAGAAGCGGGAGACTCTATTTCATCTGCCATTTACAATGCCATATGCTCCTCTGTGGTTCAAATAGCTATTTTTTCAAAAGGATATGCAGAGTCCTCATGGTGTTTAGACGAGTTAGTTTTTATGCTACAACAAACCGATGCCCTGTTTATTCCTGTCTTCTACGATGTCCATCCGTGGGAGCTACGGCACGTCCAGAATGAGAAGTCACAGTATACTGCGGCATTTTCTGACTATCAAAGGAAAGGCAGAAATCTTGATAAGCTGGATGAATGGAAAGAGGCCCTCGCATCTGCTGCAGACATATCTGGTTATGAACTTAGCCAGTATCAAGA CAATTTGTGTGAAAAAATTGTGTCTCGTGTGATACAAGTAGTGCAAGAAAAGAAGAACAGTATAGCATTAGACGTTGCAAAATATCCAGTTGGAATGGCTGAACTCGTTCAAGATTTTGAAAGGTCTTGTTCAAAGAGAGCGAGTGACAAGGTCACCATAATAGGGATCTTTGGTCTAGGGGGTGTTGGCAAGTCTACTCTGGCAAAAGAATTGTTTAATAGAAAGAGTTCAGGCTACGATTCATCATGCTTTCTCTCTGATGTTAGAGAATCACATGCCAGAGGTGAATTACACTGCTTGCAAAGTCAGCTCTTAGAAGATCTTTTCCCTAAAGATGAAGAGATAAAAAATCTAAAGATTAGGGGTGTACATGATGGAATCAGAAAGCTGAGGGATCGTCTGGGAAGAGCAAAGCATTTGCATTTCCTTATAATCCTTGATGATATCGATCATGAGGACCAGTTGGATGCCCTTTTACCTCAAGGTATGTTGAGCTCTGGTAGCCAGGTAATTATTACAACCCGTGACCAGAGCGTGTTAAGGGATGCAGATATCCATTATAAGATGAAGGGAATGGATAAGAATCGTGCTAAAGTTCTCTTCTGTAGACATGCTTTCGGCGGACAGGATCCACCCATTGCATATGAAAAATTGGTTGACAATTTTGTAGAATTCTGTGGAGGTTTAGCTCTCTCGCTCAAAGTTCTGGGTGCCCATGTTTATCGAAGGGATGAACATTATTGGGAGTTAGAGTTGGAAAAGGTAAGGAAAATTCAGCCTAGGGATATAATGCAAAGATTTAAAATTAGCTTTGATGGTCTGGATAGAGACGAGAAACAGATATTTATAGATATAGCTTGTTTCTTCAATAAGATAGAACATCAAAATTTAAAAAGGGATGCTATAACAATATGGAAGGCGTTCGGTTGGAGCGCTGAGCATGCGGTTCAAACCCTGCAAGAGAAGTGCCTAGTTGAACTGGTTGAGGACGAAATATACCCACGCTTTGAAATGCATGACCACCTCCGTGATCTGGGAAGACAACTAGCAGATGAGTTGGACCCCCCTAGACTGTGGAGATCAGACATTCTTATATCTATG GAAGCAAAAGGATTTGAACAAATCCTAGCAGAAATAAAGGGCAGGTGTTTCCATTCGTTCTGGGATTCGTCCCTCCAAACCGAAATTACTTATTTTATAGGTAGTTTAAATGGCTCTTCTGAGACTGACCTCCTATGGCTTGACATAGATAACAGTAATAACCTTGGTTGCAAATTAAAATGCATTCCTTCATGGATTCCTCTACGAAAATTGCACATTTTGTCTGTTAACAGCGTGGGAGATTTGTGGAGCACTTTGCAGCAACAGTTGCAGACCAATACCCAG GCCAGTTTCGAGTTGAGAGTGCTGAATATATACCACTCTAGATCGTTGGAAAATCTTCCAGATTTAATAGCAATGTTCAATCATTTGGAAGAATTAAAGATAGTGTGTTCCTTCAAGAAGACAGATATAACAGCCTTGGTGCAATCACTTAAACAACTTAGCAATCTTAGATCATTGGAATTGGTGGATGGGGACGACTTCTTCTTCCGTGGGAATTTGGAGGATGGGGATCGTATCTTCTTGAGTGGGAATTTGGATCTGAGCAAAGGTGGAGATTCAACTAATTGGGACTCTTCTACAAGCAGCCGCATGAATAGCCTTGAAACCATACACTTTGTCAATTTAGATAATATATTAAAGTTGCTAATTAGTGGTGAGATTTTTCCCAGACTGCAATCATTGAAAGTTCAAGAGTTATGGAATCTAAAAGAAATGCACTTAGAGCAGCTAGAGAGACTGACTACTCTTGACATGTCGGGATGCTCCGGATTGGAAACAATGTCAGGGTTATCTTCTCTAACAGGGCTCCAGGTTCTTAGACTGGAGGGTTGTTACAAACTAGATAAACTATCATTGTTATCTTCTGTGACAGGGCTTCAGTCTCTTAAAGTGCAGGGATGCTCCACATTAGAAGGGTTATCTTCTCTAACAGGGCTTCAGTCTCTTGAAGTGCAAGTGCAGGGATGTTCCACATTAGAAGGGTTATCTTCTCTAACAGGGCTTCAGTCTCTTCAAGTGTTGGAATGTTTCACATTAGAAGGGTTATCTTCTCTAACAGGGCTTCAGTCTCTTCAAGTGTTGGAATGTTTCACATTAGAAGGGTTATCTTCTCTAACAGGGCTTCAGTCTCTTCAAGTGTTGGAAtgttcaaaattggaaaaaatatcAGGGTTGTCTTCTCTAACAGGACTTAAGTCTCTTGAAGTGTTGGGATGTCGTAAATTGAGAACATTATCAGGGTTATCTTCTCTAACAGGGCTTCAGTTTCTTCAAGTGTGTAGATGCCCTAAATTGAAAACATTATCAGGGTTATCATCTCTAGTAGGGCTTCAGTCTCTTAAAGTGTTGGAATGTCCAAAACTGGAAATTATGTCAGGGTTATCTTCTCTGACAGGGCTTCAGTCTCTTAAAGTCGAGGAATGTCCAAATTTGAGAAAAATATCAGGGTTATCTTCTCTAACATTACTTCAGTCACTTCAAGTGTGGCAATGTCGTAGATTGAGAAAAATATCAGGGTTATCTTCTCTAACAGGGCTTCAGTCTTTTGAAGCGTGGGGATGCCCAAAACTGAAACAATATCATCAACGTCATCTGCAGCATTTCACTCCGGAAATTGAAGTGCCTTAG